In one window of Mytilus galloprovincialis chromosome 6, xbMytGall1.hap1.1, whole genome shotgun sequence DNA:
- the LOC143078684 gene encoding uncharacterized protein LOC143078684: MFYGYSSASTPTPLMEAVTEGYVDMVLFLIDINCDVNEVDSKGRSTLYIACEGGHTDVVKLLLERNVDVSKRGSFGMSPLYLASERGYTNIVKLLLDNNAPVSQTDDFKQSPFYMACKGGHSDIVKLLLAKKADMSQREKLSGMPGLLVACELGHVDTVRMLVENNADILHCDVNKRSVLYMACKKGFTAIVKLLLENNCNVSQCNNRGQSPLSVACKSGYIDIVELLLEKQSNISKCDRHGQSPLYLAVQQGHTDIVKLLLQTKANISQRGWSRQTPLYVACEKGHTPIVKILLQSGADVSHCGKFRLSPLHVACIAGHTDIVKLLLKNNSDMHQCDKFGKSSLYHACKAGHSVIVKMLLENNADVSQCDKHHQSPLFIACEGGHTESVKLLLPRNVDVAKRDTQAQSALHVACRNGHTSIVELLLESKAKVSQYCWARQTPCFFACKGGHIDILTLLLKENADILKCNKYKQSPLYVAAEGGHADIVTLLLENKADVFQLDKNGQSALYIACKGGHTKVVELLLANNANVSKYDRCCKESSLYVACVGEHEAIVKLLMNANIDVNKCNKEMVFISSPFSNTYVNSPLNAACERGNTNIVKLLLENNADVFQYNNDGKSPLHVACNGKHRDIVKLLIEKKANVSQYDSYGVSPLYLACKEGDAEIVKLLLEKGADPLQCFKSKNQSPLYIACERRQTEIVKILLEYNADVLECNINGESPLYVACKEGCERKRGVRDNREIIVETLIKYKANVGQCDFNGRSPLYIACERGNFHVAQLLLENKADVYQYDKDGISPFYMACKCGHTRIVKLLLEHTS, encoded by the coding sequence ATGTTCTATGGATATTCTTCGGCGTCCACACCCACACCGTTAATGGAAGCTGTTACAGAAGGTTATGTAGACATGGTTCTCTTTCTTATTGACATAAACTGTGATGTCAACGAAGTAGACAGTAAGGGAAGGTCAACTTTATATATCGCATGCGAGGGAGGCCATACAGACGTAGTAAAATTACTTTTGGAAAGAAATGTTGATGTATCTAAACGTGGATCATTCGGAATGTCACCACTTTATTTAGCTTCAGAAAGAGGGTACACAAATATAGTTAAGTTATTGCTTGATAACAATGCTCCGGTATCGCAGACGGATGATTTTAAACAGTCTCCATTTTATATGGCTTGTAAAGGAGGGCATTCAGATATTGTAAAACTGTTACTAGCAAAAAAGGCTGACATGTCTCAGCGTGAAAAGTTGTCTGGTATGCCAGGATTACTCGTGGCTTGTGAACTAGGACATGTAGACACTGTAAGAATGTTAGTAGAAAACAATGCTGATATTTTGCATTGTGACGTTAATAAAAGATCAGTATTGTATATGGCTTGTAAAAAAGGGTTTACAGCTATAGTCAAATTGTTATTGGAGAATAATTGTAATGTATCACAGTGTAATAACCGCGGACAATCCCCATTATCTGTTGCATGCAAAAGTGGTTATATAGACATTGTTGAACTTTTACTTGAGAAACAGAGTAATATCTCTAAATGTGACAGACATGGACAATCACCACTTTATTTGGCAGTTCAGCAAGGTCATACAGATATAGTGAAACTACTACTTCAAACCAAGGCTAACATTTCTCAAAGAGGTTGGTCAAGGCAGACACCTTTGTATGTTGCTTGTGAAAAAGGACATACACCTATTGTGAAAATCTTACTGCAGAGTGGTGCTGATGTCTCACATTGTGGGAAGTTTAGACTTTCACCGTTGCATGTGGCTTGTATTGCAGGACATACAGATATTGTTAAATTGTTACTAAAGAACAATTCTGACATGCACCAATGTGATAAATTTGGAAAGTCATCATTGTATCATGCTTGTAAAGCAGGTCACTCGGTTATAGTAAAAATGCTATTGGAAAATAATGCTGATGTGTCTCAGTGTGACAAACACCATCAGTCACCTCTATTTATTGCATGTGAAGGAGGGCATACAGAATCAGTGAAACTCTTACTGCCAAGGAATGTTGATGTCGCTAAACGTGACACTCAAGCACAATCGGCATTACATGTAGCTTGTCGAAATGGACATACAAGTATAGTAGAATTATTGCTTGAATCCAAAGCTAAAGTATCTCAATATTGCTGGGCAAGGCAGACACCATGCTTTTTTGCCTGTAAAGGGGGCCACATTGATATTCTTACATTACTCTTGAAAGAAAATGCTGATATCTTGAAATGCAACAAGTATAAACAGTCACCACTTTATGTTGCTGCGGAAGGAGGACATGCAGATATAGTGACACTGCTACTCGAGAACAAAGCCGATGTCTTTCAActtgacaaaaatggtcagtccGCTCTTTACATTGCTTGTAAAGGCGGCCATACGAAAGTCGTTGAACTTTTACTTGCTAACAATGCTAATGTGTCTAAATATGACCGATGTTGTAAAGAATCATCATTATATGTTGCCTGTGTAGGAGAACACGAAGCTATAGTTAAACTTTTAATGAATGCAAATATTGATGTAAACAAGTGTAATAAAGAAATGGTCTTTATTTCGTCGCCCTTTTCAAACACGTATGTGAATTCACCGTTGAATGCTGCCTGTGAACGGGGTAATACGAATATAGTAAAACTTTTATTAGAGAACAATGCAGACGTCTTTCAGTATAATAACGATGGAAAATCTCCATTGCATGTTGCATGTAACGGAAAGCATAGAGACATAGTTAAACTCTTAATTGAGAAAAAAGCTAACGTTTCTCAATATGATAGCTATGGAGTTTCACCGTTGTATCTTGCTTGTAAAGAAGGTGATGCGGAAATAGTGAAACTTTTACTTGAAAAAGGAGCCGATCCCTTACAATGTTTCAAGTCTAAAAACCAATCACCGTTGTATATTGCTTGTGAAAGACGACAAACTGAAATCGTTAAGATTTTGTTAGAATACAATGCTGATGTGTTGGAGTGCAACATAAATGGGGAATCGCCTTTATATGTTGCCTGTAAAGAAGGATGTGAAAGGAAAAGAGGGGTGAGAGATAACAGAGAAATCATTGTAGAAACCCTAATTAAGTATAAAGCTAATGTCGGCCAGTGTGATTTTAACGGGCGGTCGCCTTTGTATATAGCATGTGAACGGGGGAATTTTCATGTAGCACAACTGTTGTTAGAAAACAAAGCTGATGTCTATCAATATGACAAAGATGGGATATCTCCATTTTATATGGCTTGCAAATGCGGACATACACGAATAGTGAAACTCTTACTAGAGCACACAAGCTGA